The following proteins are co-located in the Diaphorobacter sp. HDW4B genome:
- a CDS encoding extradiol ring-cleavage dioxygenase — protein MSLVFAGVCSHAPGITSRAHLADPEVKNAVHAAMNTLGEQLRAAQPDAVIVVAAEHFANFFMNNMPSFAIGMADEYEGPIEDPAWLGIARRHIPGNAELSLRIITEVMQSVDVAYAEEWKFDHGIMVPLHFLTPDFTTKIIPVNINCQGPPLAPLHRAWAFGEALRRACDKVPERIAIVGTGGVSHWPATPDSGKVNAHWDLEFMDRWARNDKDALLSYTDAATYADAGQGGFEIRTFISVAAAARGRGTVQFCQPVPIFAVSCTTATMEVI, from the coding sequence ATGAGCCTCGTATTCGCAGGCGTCTGCAGCCACGCCCCCGGCATCACCAGCCGCGCGCATCTCGCCGACCCGGAGGTGAAGAACGCCGTGCACGCCGCGATGAACACGCTGGGCGAGCAACTGCGCGCCGCGCAGCCGGATGCGGTCATCGTGGTCGCGGCCGAGCACTTCGCCAACTTCTTCATGAACAACATGCCGTCGTTCGCCATCGGCATGGCCGACGAATACGAAGGCCCGATCGAAGACCCGGCATGGCTTGGCATCGCGCGGCGCCACATTCCGGGCAACGCCGAACTGTCGCTGCGCATCATCACCGAGGTGATGCAAAGCGTCGACGTGGCCTATGCCGAGGAATGGAAGTTCGACCACGGCATCATGGTGCCGCTGCATTTTCTGACGCCCGATTTCACGACCAAGATCATCCCCGTCAACATCAACTGCCAGGGCCCGCCGCTCGCTCCGCTGCATCGCGCCTGGGCCTTTGGCGAAGCGTTGCGCCGCGCCTGCGACAAGGTGCCCGAGCGCATCGCCATCGTCGGCACGGGCGGCGTGTCGCACTGGCCCGCGACGCCCGATTCGGGCAAGGTCAACGCGCACTGGGATCTCGAATTCATGGACCGCTGGGCGCGCAACGACAAGGACGCGCTGCTGTCGTACACCGACGCCGCGACCTACGCCGATGCCGGTCAGGGCGGCTTCGAGATCCGCACCTTCATCAGCGTTGCCGCAGCAGCGCGCGGGCGTGGCACGGTGCAGTTCTGCCAGCCCGTTCCGATCTTCGCAGTGAGCTGCACAACCGCCACCATGGAGGTGATCTGA